The Cryobacterium sp. SO1 genomic sequence TACACCGAGGTCGACCCGCCCCGGCGGTTGGCCTTCACCATGGGCGACGACCCGGCCTCCGACACCGTCGATCCCGTCGTGGTGACGTTCACGCCGGCCGAAGCCGGCACCGAGATGCGGCTCACCCAGCCGCGCGACGATCTCACCAACGAACAACTGGCGCAGACCCTGCTCGGCTACAACTCGTTCTTCGACACCATGGAGATCCTGCTCGCCGGTCGCGACTGATCCGCCCTACTGAACCGCGGTGGTGATGAGGCGCTCCAACCGCACGATGCCGACATACCGGCCGGCGTTGTCGATGACAATCAGCGGGTCGTAGCGGTGGGAGCGGTCTCGAGTGATCGCGCGCAGCAGGGCATCCTTCACCGGGGTGTCGACGTTCACCCGCAGCGCGTCGGTGGCGACTCCGAGTTGAGCGCTCTCGCTGTCGAGAACCGACACCGGTCGACCGTGATGATCAACGAGCACCACGGTGCGCACTCCCTCATGATCGGTGAAGACCCTGGCTGCAGCAGCAACCGACGGCACAGCGGGAGCGACGTCGAGCAGATCACGCACGACCACGAGCTGCTCAGGCTGCGCAATCGGCAGAACGAGCCTGCTCAGTACAGGCCACGCCGGCCCGGGCCTGGCAAGGTAGTAGCCCTGCGCGAGCGGCACCCCGAGGGCGGTGATGGTCTCATACTCCGCCTCTGTCTCGATGCCCTCCGCCAGGACCCAAGAGTCGATACGGCCGGCGAAGGTGCCGATCATCTCCACGAGCGCGCGCTTGGTTTCGTCGGTGTCGATGCCCTGGATGAGTTCCCGGTCGAGCTTGATCAGCGCCGGCTTCAGGGCCAACAGGCGCGACAGCCCGGCATAGCCCGAGCCGAGGTCGTCCACAGCGATGAGGCCGCCGGCGGCACGGATGGCGTCGAGCACAGGCTCGAGGTCGGTCGCGGAGTCGATGGCGGACTGTTCGGTGAGCTCAACGAAGACACCCTGCAGGTCGGGGTGGTCTCGCCACACGGCCCGGATGGCGTCCTGCCGGAGCACGTGCGGTGACACGTTCACAGTGAGGAAGCAATTGACCGGAATCGACGCACGGTCGGCGAGGACCACGCGCAGGCAACGTGCCTCGATTTCTGCGGATCGGTCCGCAGCACGGGCCTGGGCGAACAGGTCCTCCACGCTGATCCCGGCAGGCATCTCGAATCGGGCCAGGCCCTCGTAGCCCACCACGATCGCGCGGGCAGTGTCCACGATCGGCTGGAACGCGGAGGACACTCCTGTTCCGGCGCTGAGAGTATCCAGCAGGTCGCTCCACTGTGCATCCGAGAGCGGTGCAGCGGAGAGCGGTGCAGCGGAGAGTGGTGTCGTCAGGAGACGACCACGATGCGGTCCGTGATGCTCTGAACCATCTCAGGGCTGACAGAGTCGAGACCATGCACCTTGCTGGCATGCCGGGCGACAAGAACGAGGATCTCGTCGTCGGTGGAACTGACCCAACTCGCGGTGCAGCCGGGCACAACATCTCCGCATGCAAAAGACTTCAAGACACTCTCCCCTTGTTGTCGTCGCCGGCAGGCGACTTCATGATTCGGTCCGCTTCCGAGTGTAGTTCGGGGGCGAAGTGGTTCAGGTTTGGAGCTAGTAGCGCACCTCGTCGACGGGCCCGCCGCCGGCCAGGTCCTCGAGCAACAGCTCCGGGTGGTCGCGCACGGTGTTGCGCAGGCGCCACGGGGTGCTGAACAGGGCCAGCAGGGTGCCGTCGCTGCGGCGAAGCACCTCCACCTGACGGTCGTGCCCGAGGATCAGCGCGCTCTCCTTGTCGGTGCGGCGGGCCAGCTGGTACGGCAGCACATCGCTGCGGATGGCGGCGCCGAAGTCGTGCGACATCCGCTCTTCGACGACTTCGAACTGCATCGGGCCGACGGCGCCGAGCACCGGGGCCTGGTCGCCGCGGAGGTCAGAGCGCATCACCTGGATGACGCCCTCGTGGTCGAGCTGGTCGATGCCGCGGCGGAATTGCTTGTGCTTGCTGGTGTCGGCCGGGCGCACGGCACGGAAGTGCGCGGGCGCGAACATCGGCAGCGGCGGGAAGGTGACGGCGGGGCTGCCCTCGTGGATCGAGTCGCCAACGCGGAGCGCGGAGGCGTTGACCAGGCCGACGATGTCGCCGGGCCAGGCTTCCTCGGCCACCTCGCGGTCCTTGCCGAACAGCTGCTGGGCGTATTTGGTGGCGAACGGCCGGCCGGTGGCGGAGTGGGTGACCACCATGCCGCGGCGGAACTGGCCCGAGCAGACCCGCACAAAGGCGACGTAGTCGCGATGCGAGGAGTTCATGCCGGACTGCACCTTGAAGACGAAGCCGGAGAACGGGCTGGTCACGGGGCGATGGCCGCCGTCGGCATCCAGACGCGCCTCGGCGGGCGGGGCGAAGTCCACCAGGGTGTCCAGGATGTGCTGCACTCCGAAATTGAGCACCGCGGCGGAGAACAGCACCGGGGTGGTGATGCCCCCGAGGAACGACTCCTCGTCGTGGTTCTGGCCCTCCTCGGCGAGCAGCTCGGACTCCTCGGCGGCGGCGACCCAGGCATCGCCCTCTGCTGCGGCGGCTTCGTCGGCGGAGGTGCGCTCGGACTCGGCGCGGGTGGCTCCGCCGGCGGTGCGGTTGAAGCGGATGAAGTCGCTGCTGTCCCGCTCGATCACCCCGCGGAAGTCGCCCGCGATACCGACCGGCCAGGTCAGCGGGGTGGGGATCAGGCCGGTGCGGGTGCGGATCTCGTCCATCAGGTCCAGCGCGGCCGAGCCGGGCCGGTCCCACTTGTTGATCACGGTGATGACGGGCAGGCCCCGCTGCCTGCAGACCTCGAAGAGCTTCATGGTCTGCACCTCGAGGCCCTTGCTGGCGTCCACGAGCATGACGGCGGCATCCACCGCGGAGAGCACCCGGAAGGTGTCTTCGGAGAAGTCGGCGTGGCCGGGGGTGTCGACCAGGTTGATCACGCTGTCGCGGTATTCGAACTGGATGGCGGCGGAGGTGATCGAGATGCCGCGCTCCTGCTCCATGGTCATCCAGTCGGAGACGGTACCGCGACGGCCGGCCTTGCCGTGCGTGGCGCCGGCGGTGGTGATGGCGTGCGCGTGCAGCAGCAGCGCCTCGGTGAGCGTGGACTTGCCCGCGTCGGGGTGGGAGATGACGGCGAAGGTGCGTCGGCGAAGGGCCTGGGCCTCGACCTCTTTCGGGGACACCTCGGTGCCCAAGGTCACGGTTGCTTCAGCCACGTGCTTAGTTTCCTACCTGTATACGTCTGTCAATACGGCGCTCGCGCGCACGAGTCCTTCAAATATGCGTCTGTTGATACGGCGCTTGGGCACACGAGTCCTCCAAACATAACCTGCGCAGCTGTTCAACTCCTCCCCGCTAATTGTTACCATCCTTTACAAACAGCGCCGGCACATGGGATAATTTTGGTACCTACCGCTGAGGAGCCCCGCCATGACCGACGTGACCCTCACTTCGGTTGTCGGCCAGGCCCTCCCGCTCGGCAATGGTGAGGCCGTGATCGCCGTTGATGTCGGCGGCACCGACACCAAGGCCGCCCTCTTCGACACGACGGGCCGCATGCTCGGTCTCAGCCGCACGCCGACACCGGTGGATGGCGAGCGCACGGCGTTCTCGGTCATCGCCCGGGTGCAGGAACTCACCCTGCAGTTCGCCGCGCACTTTCCCGAGGTGCAGCCGCGCGCGGTAGGTCTGCTCGCCCCGGGGGTCGTCGACGACGACGCCGGCATCGGCGTGCTCTCCACCAACCTGCACTGGTCGAACGTGCCCTTCAAAAAGCTCACCGAAGACCTCATCCACCTGCCCACCACGTTCTCGCACGACGTGCGGGCCGCCGGCGAAGCCGAATTCAGGCTCGGCGCCGCCCGCCCGTATCGCAACGTGGTCGTGCTGGTCATCGGCACCGGAATCGCCGGTTCACTGTTCATCAACGGCCGGGCGCACACCGGCGCGGGCTATGCGGGCGAAATCGGCCATTCCATCGTCGACCCGGCGGGCCCCGTCTGCGGCTGTGGGGCGCGCGGCTGCCTGGAGAGCATCGCGTCGGCCGGCGCGCTCGTGCGGCGCTACACCGAACTCACCGGCAGCCGACCGAGCGGAGCCCGTGAGGTGCTGGCCCTCGCCCGGGCCGGCGATGCCGCCGCGACGGCGATCTGGGACGATGCCCTCGACGCCCTCGCCCTGAGCATCGCCCAGCTGGCCGCGATTCTCGCCCCGGAGGCGGTCGTGATCGGTGGCGGGCTGGCGCAGGCAGGCGAGGGCCTGTTCGTTCCCCTGCGCGAGCGGGTGAATGCCCTGCTGAGCTTCCACCGGCGTCCCGTGATCGTGCCGGCGTCGATCGGCGAGAACGCCGGCCTGCTCGGCGGCGCCCTGCGCGCTCGCGACCTGGTGAGCTAGCAGCGCATCCCCCAGTCTCACCGAGAACCATCACCCCCCGCCATGACTCGCCCATTCTCGCTAGTCGAACAGGACCCGCACTAGCAAGAATGGGCGAGTCAGGAACTCGCACCGGACCCCGCACCCGACCCCGCACGCCGCCGCCACCCGACTCGCCCACTTTTGCTAGTCGAACAGGAGCCGCACTAGCAAGAATGGGCGAGTCATGATGCGGCGCGACGGGCAGCGCCCGCGATCTCGGCCGGCTCGCCTGACGGGAAGACCAGCAGCTCGAGAAGCGCCCGCCCGGCCAGCCTGGACGCACCGAAGGTGGCGATGTCGGCGTAGGCGAGGTCATCCGACGGCCAGCCCATGTCGACCACGAGCACATCACGGCGCTCGGCCCGGAGGGCATCGACGAGGTCCCGAATGAACGGATGCCGGTGGTTGTCCTTGCCGATCACGACCACGGCTGCCCGGTCCGCCAGGTCCAGCGCTTCGTGGTCGGCCGCCGTGCGGCCGACGAGAGGTTTGGCCCGCCACGCGGCCCCGAGGCCTGACTCCGGGTGAGCGGCCACCTCGGCGAACGGCCCCCACGGCGCGGCGCCGACGGCGATGTTCGTTGCGGTGTCCAGCCGCACCACCGCGTAGGACTCCGGTGCCGCCGCGAGCCACCGCTTCGCGTGGTCGCTGACGGCGAAGGAGGCGATGATGCGCCCGGTGTCGAAGCGCGGTTCGGTCGCGGCCAGCGCGGCATCCGGGATCGGGATGCTCAGGGTCGCCGCGCTGATGCCGACGGCCAGTCGGCCCACCCGGCCGGCGGCCTCGGCGAGCCGGTCTTCCGGGAGGGTTCCGGCCAGGGCGGCGGCCAGGACCGCGGCCTCGATCTCGTCGAGCTGTTCGGCGGTGTTCTCGGTGCCAATGCAGAGCAGATCGCAGCCGGCCGCCAGCGCGGCGGCGGCGGCTCCCGGGATGCCCAGGATGCCGCTGGCACCCTTCATGTCCAGGGCGTCGCTGACGATGACGCCGGTGAAGCCCAACTCGGTGCGTAACAGGCCGCCGAGCACCCGCGACGAGAGCGTCGCCGGGTTCTCCGCGTCGATCTGGGGCAGCAGGATGTGCGAGGTCATGATGGTCCGTGCGCCCGCGGCGATCGCGGCGCCGAAGGGCACCAGTTCCCGCTCCCGCAGGGTCGCCGTCGGCAGGTCGACGACGGGCATGGCCAGGTGGGAGTCGAGGGCGGTGTCACCGTGGCCCGGAAAATGCTTGGGGCAGGCGGCGACCCCGGTGGACTGGACTCCGCGCACCCAGGCGGCGGAGTGCAGGCCCACCCGGGCCGGGTCGACGCCGAAACTGCGCACCCCGATCACGGGGTTGTCGGGGTTGGAGTTGACGTCGGTGTCCGGGGCGAACGTGAGGGTGCAGCCGGCCTTGCGCAGTTCCCAGCCGACCAGCCGGCCGACCTCCTCGGTGTAACCGAGGTCGTCGATCCGGCCGAGGATGGCGTTGCCGGGGTAGGGCGAGCCGGAGTGGAAGTAGAGCCGGGTGACGTCGCCGCCCTCCTCGTCGATCGCGATGACCGCGAGCGGGTTCGCAGCGCGGATCGAATCCGTCAAGGCCCGCAGCTGGTCGATCGAGACGATGTTCTGCCCGAACAGGCACACGGCACCGAGACCGTCCCGCAGGCGCTGGCGCAGCCAGCCCGGCAGCACCGTGCCC encodes the following:
- a CDS encoding SRPBCC domain-containing protein, encoding MSVGLTITRTIAAPPERVFAAWTRPEDFSVWFGGDAVDVPTESVLMDVRVGGRWTAVMHVPDGSEIYWHGRYTEVDPPRRLAFTMGDDPASDTVDPVVVTFTPAEAGTEMRLTQPRDDLTNEQLAQTLLGYNSFFDTMEILLAGRD
- a CDS encoding EAL domain-containing protein is translated as MSSAFQPIVDTARAIVVGYEGLARFEMPAGISVEDLFAQARAADRSAEIEARCLRVVLADRASIPVNCFLTVNVSPHVLRQDAIRAVWRDHPDLQGVFVELTEQSAIDSATDLEPVLDAIRAAGGLIAVDDLGSGYAGLSRLLALKPALIKLDRELIQGIDTDETKRALVEMIGTFAGRIDSWVLAEGIETEAEYETITALGVPLAQGYYLARPGPAWPVLSRLVLPIAQPEQLVVVRDLLDVAPAVPSVAAAARVFTDHEGVRTVVLVDHHGRPVSVLDSESAQLGVATDALRVNVDTPVKDALLRAITRDRSHRYDPLIVIDNAGRYVGIVRLERLITTAVQ
- a CDS encoding DUF1059 domain-containing protein; amino-acid sequence: MKSFACGDVVPGCTASWVSSTDDEILVLVARHASKVHGLDSVSPEMVQSITDRIVVVS
- a CDS encoding peptide chain release factor 3, producing MAEATVTLGTEVSPKEVEAQALRRRTFAVISHPDAGKSTLTEALLLHAHAITTAGATHGKAGRRGTVSDWMTMEQERGISITSAAIQFEYRDSVINLVDTPGHADFSEDTFRVLSAVDAAVMLVDASKGLEVQTMKLFEVCRQRGLPVITVINKWDRPGSAALDLMDEIRTRTGLIPTPLTWPVGIAGDFRGVIERDSSDFIRFNRTAGGATRAESERTSADEAAAAEGDAWVAAAEESELLAEEGQNHDEESFLGGITTPVLFSAAVLNFGVQHILDTLVDFAPPAEARLDADGGHRPVTSPFSGFVFKVQSGMNSSHRDYVAFVRVCSGQFRRGMVVTHSATGRPFATKYAQQLFGKDREVAEEAWPGDIVGLVNASALRVGDSIHEGSPAVTFPPLPMFAPAHFRAVRPADTSKHKQFRRGIDQLDHEGVIQVMRSDLRGDQAPVLGAVGPMQFEVVEERMSHDFGAAIRSDVLPYQLARRTDKESALILGHDRQVEVLRRSDGTLLALFSTPWRLRNTVRDHPELLLEDLAGGGPVDEVRY
- a CDS encoding ROK family protein, producing the protein MTDVTLTSVVGQALPLGNGEAVIAVDVGGTDTKAALFDTTGRMLGLSRTPTPVDGERTAFSVIARVQELTLQFAAHFPEVQPRAVGLLAPGVVDDDAGIGVLSTNLHWSNVPFKKLTEDLIHLPTTFSHDVRAAGEAEFRLGAARPYRNVVVLVIGTGIAGSLFINGRAHTGAGYAGEIGHSIVDPAGPVCGCGARGCLESIASAGALVRRYTELTGSRPSGAREVLALARAGDAAATAIWDDALDALALSIAQLAAILAPEAVVIGGGLAQAGEGLFVPLRERVNALLSFHRRPVIVPASIGENAGLLGGALRARDLVS
- a CDS encoding glycoside hydrolase family 3 protein, coding for MTSLLGDETLVRSHIRATLMPGFVGTVLPGWLRQRLRDGLGAVCLFGQNIVSIDQLRALTDSIRAANPLAVIAIDEEGGDVTRLYFHSGSPYPGNAILGRIDDLGYTEEVGRLVGWELRKAGCTLTFAPDTDVNSNPDNPVIGVRSFGVDPARVGLHSAAWVRGVQSTGVAACPKHFPGHGDTALDSHLAMPVVDLPTATLRERELVPFGAAIAAGARTIMTSHILLPQIDAENPATLSSRVLGGLLRTELGFTGVIVSDALDMKGASGILGIPGAAAAALAAGCDLLCIGTENTAEQLDEIEAAVLAAALAGTLPEDRLAEAAGRVGRLAVGISAATLSIPIPDAALAATEPRFDTGRIIASFAVSDHAKRWLAAAPESYAVVRLDTATNIAVGAAPWGPFAEVAAHPESGLGAAWRAKPLVGRTAADHEALDLADRAAVVVIGKDNHRHPFIRDLVDALRAERRDVLVVDMGWPSDDLAYADIATFGASRLAGRALLELLVFPSGEPAEIAGAARRAAS